The region TAAAGGCGGTCTACGACGTTGAACGCCGCGTGTCGCGCTATCTGCTGACCATCACCGTCATCAACGCGGGTCTCGGCATCTCCGTGGGTCTGTATCTCTTCGCCCTTGGAATGCCGGTCCCCTACGTCTGGGGCATGGCAGCGTTCTTGTTGAACTTCCTGCCCTATATCGGCGGAGTCATCGGTGCAGTGCTGGTCGGGGCCTATGCCATCGCCACCTTTGACAGCCTCGGCTATGCGATCCTTGCGCCCATTGGCTATCAGATCCTGACCGGAATCGAGGGGCAGTTTATCACGCCCTATTTGGTGGGGCGTCGGTTGGAGCTAAACACGGTTGCCGTGTTCCTCACCGTTGTGTTTTGGGGCTGGCTTTGGGGGATTGCGGGCGCGCTTGTTGCGGTGCCCTTCCTTGTGGTCTTCAAGGTGATTTGTGAGAACGTCACCGCGCTCAATATGATCGGGAACTTCTTGGACAAATCCAATCCCGAAATCACAGCCTCCGCGGCGGATGAAGCCGCCGCGGAGAAGCCTGCTGCCTGAACTGCCTAGCCCGCGAGGGACGGCAGCCAGAGCACAATCTGCGGAAAGGCCACCAGCAAGCCAATGGTCACCGCGTCAGCAACGAAGAAGGGCATCACGCCGCGGAACACGTCCTGCACGCTGAGGTCGGGGCGCACGCCCGCCACGACAAAGCAGTTGAGGCCGATGGGCGGCGTGATCAGACAGAACTCCGCCATCTTCACCACCAGAATGCCGAACCAGATCGCACACATTGGGCCGGACATGCCAAAGGCACTGTCCGCCGCCGAAACAAACTCGCCACCGTTGAGGGCCATCACCGCCGGGTAAACCACGGGCAGCGTCAGCAGCAGCATGCCGATCGCATCCATGAACATGCCCAGCACGGCATAGGCCAGCAGGATGCAGATCAGGATCAGCATGGGCGAGGTTTCGAGCGATGAGATCCAATCGGCGAACGCGCCCGGCAGATCGGCAAAGCCCAAGAAACGCACATAGATCAAGACGCCCCAGATGATGGTGAAGATCATCACCGTCAGCTTCGCGGTCTCCAACAGCGCGTCCTTCAACTCGGCCAAACGCATCCCACGGAAGACCGCCATGCAGAAGACGATGAACGCACCCACCGCGCCGCCCTCGGTCGGGGTGCCCCATGCATCGCCAAAGGGGTTGTAGACGAAGAAGATGATGATCACGACCACCGCCACGATCGGCAGTGCTGCCGGCAAGGAAGCAAAGCGTTCGCGCCATGTAAAGCCGGTCACGGGTGGGCCGACGTTCTTCCAGATCATGGCGATGCCGATGATTAGGATGGCATAGACAACTGCCGAGAATGCACCGGGGATGAAGCCCGCCAAGAGCAGCTTGCCCACGTCCTGCTCAACAATGATCGCATAGATCACGAGGATCGCCGAGGGCGGGATCAATGAGGCCAGCGTGCCCCCTGCCGCCACGACGCCCGCGGCGAATTGCTTGTTATAGCCGATCTTAAGCATTTCGGGGATGGCGATACGGGCAAAGACCGCTGCCGTCGCAACCGAAGCACCCGACACGGCCGCGAAGCCTGCCGTGGCGAAGACAGTCGAGACCGCCAAA is a window of Sulfitobacter sp. W027 DNA encoding:
- a CDS encoding TRAP transporter large permease; amino-acid sequence: MDPIEIGLWVSGGMLLMVVLGMRVAFAAAMAGLVGLIWIFWAKKGMEWDQLGWALTVAIKTAGQVPHSKVSSQTLSLIPTFILIGFLAYYAGLTKAIFEAAKRWFAWVPGGLAVSTVFATAGFAAVSGASVATAAVFARIAIPEMLKIGYNKQFAAGVVAAGGTLASLIPPSAILVIYAIIVEQDVGKLLLAGFIPGAFSAVVYAILIIGIAMIWKNVGPPVTGFTWRERFASLPAALPIVAVVVIIIFFVYNPFGDAWGTPTEGGAVGAFIVFCMAVFRGMRLAELKDALLETAKLTVMIFTIIWGVLIYVRFLGFADLPGAFADWISSLETSPMLILICILLAYAVLGMFMDAIGMLLLTLPVVYPAVMALNGGEFVSAADSAFGMSGPMCAIWFGILVVKMAEFCLITPPIGLNCFVVAGVRPDLSVQDVFRGVMPFFVADAVTIGLLVAFPQIVLWLPSLAG